One window from the genome of Micromonospora aurantiaca ATCC 27029 encodes:
- a CDS encoding SIS domain-containing protein — MAADIDEQPAGYERLLSTEHAAAIAEVAAVVAERRPRHVVFTARGTSDHAALYAAYLTEIRLGLPAGLASPSAITVFGARPDLSDALVVGVSQSGGSPDLAEVLRVARASGALTLAVTNNPGSPLVETAELSVDIAAGHERAVAATKTYTAELLALLMLIEGVRAGDGVLPAEEHAALSRLPELAAQTLADDTPPRLAPRYRFAAQLVTTGRGYAYPTAREAALKLMETSYLPALAFSGADLLHGPLAMTDPDVPVLAVVGSGPGGTSMREVLPRLGERRADVVVVGSAEVGETRMAVPEVDERYAPLLDILPLQRLALSLALARGEDPDAPRGLKKVTATM, encoded by the coding sequence ATGGCCGCCGACATCGACGAGCAGCCGGCCGGTTACGAGCGTCTGCTCTCCACCGAGCACGCGGCGGCCATCGCCGAGGTGGCGGCCGTCGTCGCCGAACGCCGCCCCCGGCACGTCGTCTTCACCGCCCGGGGCACCTCCGACCACGCCGCGCTCTACGCGGCCTACCTGACCGAGATCCGCCTCGGACTGCCCGCCGGGCTGGCCTCCCCGAGCGCGATCACCGTCTTCGGCGCCCGGCCCGACCTCTCCGACGCGCTCGTCGTCGGCGTCAGCCAGAGCGGCGGCTCGCCCGACCTGGCCGAGGTGCTGCGGGTCGCCCGCGCCTCCGGCGCGCTCACCCTCGCGGTCACCAACAACCCCGGCTCGCCGCTGGTGGAGACCGCCGAGCTGAGCGTCGACATCGCCGCCGGCCACGAGCGCGCGGTCGCCGCCACCAAGACCTACACCGCCGAGCTGCTCGCGCTGCTCATGCTGATCGAGGGCGTACGCGCCGGCGACGGCGTGCTGCCCGCCGAGGAGCACGCCGCCCTGAGCCGCCTGCCCGAGCTGGCAGCGCAGACGCTCGCCGACGACACCCCGCCCCGGCTCGCCCCGCGCTACCGGTTCGCCGCCCAGCTCGTCACCACCGGCCGGGGGTACGCGTACCCGACCGCCCGGGAGGCGGCGCTGAAGCTGATGGAGACGTCGTACCTCCCGGCGCTCGCCTTCTCCGGCGCCGACCTGCTGCACGGCCCGCTCGCCATGACCGACCCGGACGTCCCGGTGCTCGCCGTGGTCGGCTCCGGCCCCGGCGGCACGTCGATGCGCGAGGTGCTGCCCCGCCTCGGCGAACGCCGCGCCGACGTGGTCGTGGTCGGCTCCGCCGAGGTCGGCGAGACCCGGATGGCGGTTCCCGAGGTCGACGAGCGGTACGCGCCGCTGCTCGACATCCTGCCGCTGCAACGGCTCGCGCTGTCCCTGGCCCTGGCCCGGGGCGAGGACCCGGACGCGCCGCGCGGCTTGAAGAAGGTCACGGCGACGATGTGA
- a CDS encoding PAS domain-containing sensor histidine kinase — protein MSTLRDLAEEHTALRPADIDHLHRIAGDWQLLSDLSFADLLLWVPVDGDGTFLCVAQVRPTTAPTAYLDDQVGRIVGGAEVAHLEVAHRQGRIWREGDPVWYGDVPARHEAIPVRLRTGDGEAGEVIAVVGRDTNLSTARTPSQLELNYLTTADDLAQMIADGTFPPPRHPGETTSAPRVGDGLVRLDANGKVTYASPNAQSAYRRLGYASHLVGEDLAKLHRRLAGDPLEGTDAGNAVLAALRGEAPPRREIDARGATMLTRALPLMPAGVPIGALVLVRDITEVRRRDRALITKDATIREIHHRVKNNLQTVAALLRLQARRVAMPEARVALEESVRRVASIALVHETLSMSSDEAVEFDGIVDRVASAATEVAATEVSVGMRRRGTFGVLPAEIATSLVMVLNELLLNAVEHGFPPADEEAAAPSPGDAARPEAVVSAPRPEVVVSAHRARKQLHVTVTDNGRGLPEQFDAERGGNLGLQIVRALVTGELRGTIDLRNGADGGTEAAIVVPLARGTTDRLTGRAGPP, from the coding sequence GTGTCCACCCTCCGTGACCTCGCCGAGGAGCACACCGCGCTCCGCCCGGCCGACATCGACCACCTGCACCGGATCGCCGGCGACTGGCAGCTGCTGTCCGACCTGTCCTTCGCCGACCTGCTGCTCTGGGTGCCGGTGGACGGTGACGGCACGTTCCTCTGCGTGGCCCAGGTCCGTCCCACCACCGCGCCGACCGCCTACCTGGACGACCAGGTCGGGCGCATCGTCGGCGGGGCCGAGGTGGCCCACCTGGAGGTGGCCCACCGGCAGGGACGGATCTGGCGCGAGGGCGACCCGGTCTGGTACGGCGACGTCCCGGCCCGCCACGAGGCGATCCCGGTCCGGCTGCGCACCGGCGACGGTGAAGCCGGCGAGGTGATCGCCGTGGTGGGCCGGGACACCAACCTGTCCACCGCGCGCACCCCGAGCCAGCTCGAACTGAACTACCTGACCACGGCCGACGACCTCGCCCAGATGATCGCCGACGGCACGTTCCCGCCGCCCCGGCACCCCGGCGAGACCACCTCGGCGCCCCGGGTCGGCGACGGTCTGGTGCGGCTCGACGCCAACGGCAAGGTCACCTACGCCAGCCCGAACGCGCAGTCCGCGTACCGCCGCCTCGGCTACGCCTCCCACCTCGTCGGGGAGGATCTGGCCAAGCTGCATCGCCGGCTCGCCGGCGACCCACTCGAAGGCACCGATGCCGGCAACGCCGTGCTCGCCGCGCTGCGCGGCGAGGCGCCACCCCGCCGGGAGATCGACGCGCGGGGCGCCACCATGCTCACCCGGGCGCTGCCGCTGATGCCCGCCGGAGTGCCGATCGGCGCGCTGGTGCTGGTCCGCGACATCACCGAGGTACGCCGCCGCGACCGCGCCCTGATCACCAAGGACGCCACCATCCGGGAGATCCACCACCGGGTGAAGAACAACCTCCAGACCGTCGCCGCGCTGCTGCGCCTCCAGGCCCGGAGGGTCGCCATGCCCGAGGCGCGGGTGGCGCTCGAAGAGTCGGTACGCCGGGTCGCCTCGATCGCGCTCGTGCACGAGACGCTCTCCATGTCCAGCGACGAGGCGGTCGAGTTCGACGGCATCGTGGACCGGGTCGCCAGCGCCGCCACCGAGGTCGCCGCCACCGAGGTGAGCGTGGGCATGCGCCGCCGCGGCACCTTCGGCGTACTGCCCGCCGAGATCGCCACCTCGCTGGTGATGGTGCTCAACGAACTGCTGCTCAACGCCGTCGAACACGGCTTCCCGCCGGCCGACGAGGAGGCCGCTGCCCCGTCGCCCGGGGACGCGGCCCGGCCCGAGGCCGTGGTCTCCGCGCCCCGGCCCGAAGTGGTGGTCTCCGCGCACCGGGCCCGCAAGCAACTGCACGTCACTGTCACCGACAACGGCCGAGGGCTGCCCGAGCAGTTCGACGCCGAACGCGGCGGCAACCTGGGCCTCCAGATCGTCCGGGCGCTCGTCACCGGCGAGCTGCGCGGCACCATCGACCTGCGCAACGGCGCCGACGGCGGCACCGAGGCGGCCATCGTCGTACCGCTGGCCCGCGGCACCACCGACCGCCTCACCGGACGAGCAGGGCCACCGTGA